A window of Chloroflexota bacterium contains these coding sequences:
- a CDS encoding ABC transporter permease, which translates to MKRRDLIYAVLALFTIWHIAAWLIDQPILPSPIRVIPAFFRELGGDLLPHFAVSLWRVFASTALAILLASPAGLILGQSPRMNAIFSPLIYLLYPIPKVVLVPVLILLFGLGDMPKIAIIFIILFFQILVLVRDQAASLRPELIQSVRSLGAGRRALFRYVYLPASLPAILTGLRQSVGTAVAVLYVAELFATQRGLGYYIYLKGSTLFDYPAMYAGIMAMSLLGLGLYFSVDWLERKLCPWEFAK; encoded by the coding sequence ATGAAACGCCGCGATCTGATTTATGCTGTACTGGCGCTCTTCACCATCTGGCATATCGCCGCCTGGCTCATCGATCAGCCGATCTTGCCCTCCCCCATCCGGGTTATCCCGGCATTTTTCCGCGAATTGGGGGGCGATCTACTGCCACATTTCGCCGTCAGCCTGTGGCGTGTGTTTGCCAGCACAGCATTAGCAATTCTACTGGCTTCTCCCGCGGGGCTGATTTTGGGACAGTCGCCGCGCATGAATGCAATTTTCTCGCCGCTAATTTACCTGCTCTACCCGATCCCAAAAGTGGTTCTCGTCCCAGTGCTGATTCTACTCTTTGGGCTTGGCGATATGCCCAAAATTGCGATCATCTTTATTATTCTATTTTTCCAAATTTTAGTACTGGTGCGCGATCAGGCTGCCAGCCTGCGCCCGGAGTTGATCCAGAGTGTGCGCAGCCTGGGGGCTGGGCGGCGGGCACTATTCCGCTATGTGTACCTGCCAGCCAGCCTACCCGCTATTCTCACCGGGCTGCGCCAATCTGTCGGGACGGCGGTGGCGGTGCTATATGTGGCCGAGCTTTTTGCCACGCAACGCGGTCTGGGCTACTATATCTATCTCAAAGGTAGCACGCTCTTCGACTACCCGGCCATGTACGCCGGAATCATGGCGATGAGTTTATTAGGGTTGGGATTATATTTCTCGGTGGATTGGCTTGAACGAAAACTATGCCCCTGGGAATTCGCAAAATGA
- a CDS encoding ATP-binding cassette domain-containing protein, whose translation MILLNALTFAYPNQKPIFQDFSWKIQRGETWAVLGPSGCGKSTLLYLIAGLRFPAAGDVLVNEERITRPRPYTGLIIQEYGLLHWATVRENAQLGLRIRGFYGPDGTHAPQDFQPSLNVDPWLDRLRLLPHAEKYPGQLSGGQRQRTAIARTLALEPDLLLMDEPFSSLDAPTREDLQSLTLELQAEQNLTLLIVTHTIEEAAILGKKILLLGEPPNTHPRVIKNPQAGSDNFRGSDAYVNICRDLRAQMDLP comes from the coding sequence ATGATCCTACTGAACGCGCTCACTTTCGCATACCCCAACCAAAAGCCGATCTTTCAGGATTTCTCCTGGAAGATTCAGCGCGGCGAAACCTGGGCGGTGCTTGGCCCTTCAGGATGCGGCAAATCAACGCTGCTGTATCTGATCGCGGGGTTGCGCTTTCCTGCGGCTGGGGATGTCCTCGTCAACGAGGAACGCATTACGCGGCCGCGCCCGTACACCGGGCTGATTATTCAAGAATATGGCCTGTTGCATTGGGCTACCGTGCGCGAGAACGCTCAACTTGGCTTGCGAATCCGCGGCTTTTACGGCCCAGATGGCACCCACGCGCCGCAAGATTTTCAACCATCCCTGAATGTTGACCCCTGGCTGGATCGTTTAAGATTGCTCCCCCATGCCGAAAAATACCCGGGGCAGCTATCCGGCGGGCAGCGCCAGCGCACCGCGATTGCGCGCACTTTGGCGCTGGAACCTGATCTGCTGCTAATGGATGAACCCTTCTCATCACTAGATGCCCCCACGCGCGAAGACTTGCAAAGCCTGACCCTGGAGTTACAGGCCGAGCAAAATCTGACCCTGCTGATTGTCACACACACCATTGAAGAGGCCGCCATTCTCGGCAAAAAAATCCTGCTGCTGGGGGAGCCACCCAACACACACCCGCGGGTGATTAAAAATCCACAGGCCGGAAGCGATAATTTCCGCGGCAGCGATGCATATGTGAATATCTGCCGCGACCTACGCGCTCAAATGGATTTGCCATGA
- a CDS encoding isochorismatase family protein yields the protein MGSVKERYFSSNTIDIQAAQMLHQVSSRPRELALIPKHSALLVLDMQEYFLSPESHAYIPSAAAILPGLQNLIDAFSQRNCPIFFTQHINTPENAAMMGQWWREIIFIENPLSVIAPQFDTRAGVILQKPQYDAFYQTDLDDRLRRLNVSQLVICGVMTHLCCETTARSAFVRGFEIFFPVDGTATYNAVFHGATLTNLAHGFAHLCLIADILAFFESNG from the coding sequence ATGGGTTCGGTGAAAGAGCGCTATTTTTCTTCCAATACCATCGATATTCAGGCTGCGCAGATGCTCCATCAGGTAAGCTCCCGCCCTCGAGAGCTTGCTTTGATTCCGAAGCATAGCGCTCTGCTAGTTTTGGATATGCAAGAATATTTCTTGTCACCTGAATCACATGCATATATTCCCAGTGCGGCGGCAATTCTCCCTGGCCTGCAAAACCTGATTGACGCGTTCTCGCAGCGCAATTGCCCAATCTTCTTCACGCAGCACATCAACACCCCCGAGAATGCGGCTATGATGGGTCAGTGGTGGCGTGAAATTATTTTCATTGAAAATCCCCTCAGCGTGATTGCCCCCCAATTCGATACGCGCGCTGGCGTGATATTACAGAAGCCGCAATACGATGCATTTTATCAGACTGATCTTGATGATCGTCTGCGCCGCCTGAATGTGAGCCAACTTGTCATTTGTGGTGTAATGACTCATCTTTGCTGTGAAACCACCGCCCGTTCTGCTTTTGTGCGCGGCTTCGAAATTTTCTTCCCTGTAGATGGCACGGCTACCTACAATGCCGTTTTCCACGGCGCCACGCTTACCAACCTGGCCCACGGCTTCGCACACCTTTGCCTCATCGCTGATATTTTGGCCTTTTTTGAATCCAATGGATAA
- a CDS encoding TetR/AcrR family transcriptional regulator: MLETEKTTRQRILDAAVERFAQNGYHNTSVADIVSDSQTSKGAVYFHFPSKEEIFLGLVDEFAAILEKRLKEAIDKETSGVRRVNTALCICMETFTSYQKLAKIFLIQAVGLGAAFEKKQREIHLRFIRLIQQHLDEAVQEGDILPLDTEIAAYAWMGAINEVIIEWVHTGHPTPKRALPGLQTVLLRSLGISEERIHHLENL; this comes from the coding sequence ATGCTTGAAACTGAAAAGACCACCCGCCAGCGTATTCTGGATGCCGCCGTAGAACGTTTTGCCCAAAACGGCTACCACAATACCAGCGTAGCCGATATTGTCAGCGATTCGCAAACTTCGAAAGGCGCGGTCTATTTCCACTTCCCCAGCAAAGAAGAGATTTTCCTCGGGCTGGTGGATGAGTTCGCCGCAATTCTCGAAAAGCGGCTAAAGGAAGCCATCGACAAAGAAACCAGCGGCGTTCGTCGGGTAAATACCGCTTTGTGCATTTGCATGGAAACCTTTACTTCGTACCAGAAATTAGCCAAAATATTCCTGATACAAGCGGTTGGCCTGGGGGCGGCCTTCGAAAAAAAGCAACGCGAAATCCACCTGCGTTTCATCCGGCTCATTCAGCAGCATCTCGACGAAGCCGTACAAGAAGGCGATATTCTGCCCCTCGATACCGAAATCGCGGCTTACGCCTGGATGGGCGCGATCAACGAGGTCATCATCGAGTGGGTACATACCGGACATCCCACGCCAAAACGGGCGCTGCCGGGGCTGCAAACCGTGCTGCTACGCAGTCTTGGCATCTCCGAGGAACGCATTCACCATTTGGAAAATTTATAA
- a CDS encoding ABC transporter substrate-binding protein, whose amino-acid sequence MFTKNKFAMILFVIVLLGMMLGACGGKSEPATLKVALLPVLDTLPIHVAAQEGFFEAQGVNVEIIPVASAPERDQIIAAGSADGMLNEIVSTLFYNKDEVQVQIVRTARAATRTAPLFRILAAKDSGIANVEDLKGVEIGISDGTVIAYLTDRLLEAEGFTTDEIATISVPKIPDRLALLGSGDMQAAMLPDPASSMALLGGATVVVDDTSHPEYGLSVFSFRKDIIDANPEAIKAFLAAVEQAVEKINANPAQYTALMGEQGLVPGPLLETYQVNPFPTAGVPSQAQWDDAVAWATGKGLLDTDVAYGDSVTAEYLP is encoded by the coding sequence ATGTTTACAAAAAATAAGTTCGCCATGATTCTATTCGTAATTGTTTTATTGGGTATGATGTTAGGCGCCTGCGGCGGGAAGTCCGAACCAGCGACCCTGAAGGTGGCTCTGCTCCCGGTGCTGGATACACTCCCTATCCATGTGGCTGCCCAGGAGGGATTTTTCGAGGCCCAGGGCGTGAACGTGGAAATCATACCGGTGGCATCCGCCCCTGAGCGCGACCAGATCATCGCCGCGGGCAGCGCCGACGGGATGCTCAACGAGATTGTTTCCACACTTTTCTACAATAAAGACGAAGTTCAGGTGCAAATTGTGCGCACCGCCCGCGCCGCCACCAGAACCGCGCCGCTCTTCCGCATTTTGGCAGCCAAAGACAGCGGCATCGCAAATGTGGAAGACCTCAAGGGTGTTGAAATCGGCATCTCAGATGGCACCGTGATCGCTTACCTGACCGACCGCCTGCTAGAAGCCGAGGGCTTTACCACCGATGAAATCGCCACCATCTCTGTGCCAAAAATCCCCGACCGTCTGGCATTGCTCGGTTCTGGCGATATGCAGGCGGCCATGTTGCCCGATCCGGCTTCTTCGATGGCCTTGTTGGGCGGTGCAACGGTTGTTGTTGACGATACCAGCCACCCCGAATATGGTTTGAGCGTCTTTTCCTTCCGCAAAGATATCATTGATGCCAACCCCGAAGCGATTAAAGCCTTCCTGGCAGCGGTTGAGCAAGCCGTGGAGAAAATCAACGCCAATCCCGCGCAATATACCGCTCTAATGGGGGAACAAGGTTTGGTCCCCGGCCCATTGCTGGAAACCTACCAGGTCAACCCCTTCCCCACCGCGGGCGTGCCCTCACAAGCGCAGTGGGATGATGCTGTAGCCTGGGCCACGGGCAAAGGTTTGCTGGATACCGATGTTGCCTACGGCGACTCGGTGACAGCGGAGTATTTGCCTTAA